From the genome of Cytophagales bacterium WSM2-2:
CCGACCCGGAGCAAATCAAGAAATACCTGTTTGGCACCAACACCATCACTGACTGGAAAGTGGGTAGTGAAATTAAATTCACCGGCGTGTGGGAGGGCAAGTCCTACGAGGACAAAGGAACAATCCTCGCACTTGAACCTGAGAAATTACTGAAATACAACTATTGGAGCAACTGGAGTGGCGAAGATGTGTTGGAAAACCGGCAGATCATTTCATACCAACTGAAGGGTGAAAAAGGAAAAACAGTGTTTACCCTCGTTCAGGAGAATTGCCCTGATGAAGCAGCACGCGATCACTCAGCCAACAACTGGAATTCCGTACTTCAGTCGATGAAGCAACTACTGGAGGAGAAATAAAGTTTTGCATAACTTTAGTAAAATTGATGTAACGTGGCAAAAAAGGAATCAACTGAGAAGAGAGTGGATGATTTTCTCGACGGGAAGTCGGAGCACACGTTATCACTCTTTCA
Proteins encoded in this window:
- a CDS encoding ATPase, with protein sequence MTDIVCRVSIEINAPVSKVWKALTDPEQIKKYLFGTNTITDWKVGSEIKFTGVWEGKSYEDKGTILALEPEKLLKYNYWSNWSGEDVLENRQIISYQLKGEKGKTVFTLVQENCPDEAARDHSANNWNSVLQSMKQLLEEK